One genomic region from Muriicola soli encodes:
- the nrfD gene encoding NrfD/PsrC family molybdoenzyme membrane anchor subunit, with the protein MASHYEAPIRKPLVIGDKNYHDVSVDIAAPIEGRANRQWWIVFSIALAALLWGIGAIIYTISTGIGTWGLNKTVNWAWDITNFVWWVGIGHAGTLISAVLLLFRQKWRMAINRSAEAMTIFSVIQAGLFPIIHMGRPWLAYWVVPIPNQFGSLWVNFNSPLLWDVFAISTYLSVSLVFWWTGLLPDFAMIRDRAVKPFQKKIYGLVSFGWTGRAKDWQRFEEVSLVLAGLATPLVLSVHTIVSFDFATSVIPGWHTTIFPPYFVAGAIFSGFAMVQTLLIIMRKVCSLEAYITVQHIELMNIVIMVTGSIVGCAYITELFIAWYSGVEYEQYAFLNRATGPYWWAYLLMMSCNVVSPQVMWFKKIRTSIVISFVISIVVNIGMWFERFVIIVTSLHRDYLPSSWTMFSPTFVDIGIFIGTIGFFFVLFLLYARTFPVIAQAEVKSILKSSGSKYKKLRDAGQPLYQMPTEIAPAREVEVAEVTKPEETAKVGDLLSKLGTFDPDTDKADDLKKVKGIGPKMEQTLNQIGIYTFAQVSRMTDTEYRMLDEITGAFPGRAQRDDWAGQAMKLNKKS; encoded by the coding sequence ATGGCGTCGCATTACGAAGCACCTATTAGAAAACCCCTTGTTATTGGAGACAAGAACTACCACGACGTTTCGGTAGATATCGCAGCTCCAATAGAAGGAAGGGCCAACAGGCAGTGGTGGATTGTCTTTTCCATAGCCCTGGCTGCACTCCTATGGGGAATTGGTGCTATTATTTATACCATTTCCACGGGTATTGGTACTTGGGGGCTAAACAAGACGGTTAACTGGGCCTGGGATATCACCAACTTCGTATGGTGGGTAGGTATCGGGCATGCAGGAACCCTGATTTCCGCTGTACTATTACTCTTCCGCCAAAAGTGGAGAATGGCGATCAACAGGTCGGCCGAGGCCATGACCATCTTTTCTGTGATCCAGGCGGGACTCTTCCCGATCATTCACATGGGAAGACCATGGTTAGCTTACTGGGTGGTTCCAATTCCAAATCAGTTTGGATCCCTATGGGTGAATTTCAACTCTCCCTTACTGTGGGACGTTTTTGCGATCTCAACGTATTTATCTGTATCACTCGTATTCTGGTGGACAGGACTTCTTCCCGATTTTGCCATGATTCGCGACAGGGCAGTTAAACCCTTCCAGAAAAAGATCTACGGCCTTGTTAGTTTTGGCTGGACCGGAAGAGCAAAAGACTGGCAACGATTTGAAGAAGTATCCCTGGTTCTTGCCGGTTTGGCAACACCACTTGTACTTTCAGTGCATACCATCGTATCATTCGACTTTGCCACTTCCGTTATTCCGGGATGGCATACCACCATCTTTCCGCCATACTTTGTTGCCGGGGCGATATTTTCCGGCTTTGCAATGGTTCAGACCTTGCTTATCATAATGAGGAAAGTTTGTAGCCTGGAAGCATATATCACGGTACAACACATAGAGTTGATGAATATCGTGATCATGGTAACCGGGTCTATCGTAGGATGTGCTTATATCACGGAATTGTTTATCGCCTGGTATTCAGGTGTGGAATATGAACAATACGCCTTCTTAAACCGTGCAACAGGACCTTATTGGTGGGCGTATCTGCTCATGATGAGTTGTAATGTTGTATCACCGCAGGTGATGTGGTTTAAAAAGATCAGAACGAGTATTGTGATCTCCTTTGTGATTTCCATCGTGGTAAACATTGGAATGTGGTTTGAGCGATTTGTAATTATCGTAACCTCCTTGCACAGGGATTACCTTCCGTCTTCATGGACGATGTTCTCTCCAACATTTGTCGATATTGGTATTTTTATAGGAACAATAGGATTTTTCTTTGTCCTCTTCCTGCTTTACGCCCGAACATTCCCGGTAATCGCACAGGCTGAGGTCAAATCCATCTTGAAATCATCAGGTTCAAAATACAAGAAACTTAGAGATGCGGGTCAGCCTTTATATCAAATGCCGACCGAAATTGCTCCTGCAAGGGAAGTTGAGGTCGCCGAGGTTACCAAACCCGAAGAAACAGCAAAAGTGGGTGACCTGCTTTCAAAACTGGGAACCTTTGACCCTGATACTGACAAAGCCGATGACCTGAAGAAAGTGAAGGGGATTGGTCCAAAAATGGAACAGACCCTTAACCAGATCGGGATTTACACCTTTGCTCAGGTGAGTAGGATGACGGATACGGAATATCGTATGCTGGATGAAATTACCGGGGCATTCCCCGGAAGGGCACAACGAGACGACTGGGCAGGACAGGCAATGAAACTAAATAAGAAATCGTAA
- a CDS encoding DUF3341 domain-containing protein — protein sequence MASKVIHAYYNDDDILMQAVKKVKTTKHHIEEVYCPFPVHGLDKAMGLAPTRIAITSFMYGCLGLIVAIVMMNYIMIEDWPQDIGGKPSFTYIQNMPAFVPIMFELTVFFAAHLMVITFYLRSRLWPFKKAENPDVRTTDDHFVMEIEVYSGDEKGLMTMLQESGAVEINQVEK from the coding sequence ATGGCCTCTAAAGTTATACATGCTTATTACAACGATGATGACATCCTCATGCAGGCTGTTAAAAAGGTGAAAACCACCAAGCATCATATTGAGGAAGTGTATTGCCCTTTTCCGGTTCACGGACTGGACAAAGCGATGGGACTGGCGCCAACCAGGATTGCGATTACATCATTTATGTATGGCTGCCTGGGCTTGATTGTGGCTATAGTGATGATGAATTACATCATGATTGAAGACTGGCCTCAGGACATAGGAGGGAAACCTAGTTTTACCTATATCCAAAACATGCCGGCCTTTGTGCCTATCATGTTTGAGCTTACGGTCTTCTTTGCGGCACACCTTATGGTGATCACCTTCTACCTACGAAGTAGATTGTGGCCATTTAAAAAGGCAGAAAATCCGGATGTGAGAACCACGGATGATCATTTTGTAATGGAAATAGAAGTTTATTCCGGCGATGAAAAAGGATTGATGACGATGTTGCAGGAATCAGGCGCTGTAGAAATAAATCAGGTAGAAAAGTAG
- a CDS encoding c-type cytochrome, with product MKKILKIGILFAAVIAMVSCADKDSRNYQYMPNMYFPVGYETYQEVDFLPSGTEAMKPAENSISRGWLPYEFANDLEGKDLARLQPSPLDSLNAEENLAVGKELYDIYCAICHGAKGAGQGTLVKREKILGVPSYADAARNINVGSTYHTIYYGLNSMGSYAGQLDYTERWQVAEYVMKLKQDLTK from the coding sequence ATGAAGAAAATACTGAAAATAGGAATTTTATTCGCGGCTGTAATAGCGATGGTTTCCTGCGCCGACAAGGATAGCCGAAACTATCAGTACATGCCCAATATGTATTTCCCTGTAGGTTATGAAACCTATCAGGAAGTAGATTTTCTGCCAAGCGGTACGGAAGCGATGAAACCGGCTGAGAATTCAATTTCAAGAGGTTGGCTTCCCTATGAATTTGCTAACGACCTGGAAGGAAAAGACCTGGCTAGGTTGCAACCAAGTCCGCTCGATTCCCTTAACGCCGAGGAAAACCTCGCTGTTGGGAAAGAGTTATACGATATATACTGTGCTATTTGTCATGGAGCAAAAGGTGCAGGACAGGGTACTTTGGTAAAAAGGGAGAAAATTCTGGGTGTTCCTTCTTATGCAGATGCTGCAAGGAATATCAACGTGGGCTCAACCTATCACACCATTTATTACGGACTTAATTCCATGGGATCTTACGCAGGGCAACTGGATTATACCGAGCGTTGGCAAGTGGCCGAATACGTGATGAAATTGAAGCAGGACCTAACTAAATAA
- a CDS encoding quinol:cytochrome C oxidoreductase: MYTFSNRLKIGAIVLMALGVVGMGVGFVTVPSTPEEARNMVAAHDDGHGDSHAEEGEHPAAASEHPAEDAGHAAASGHDAAHDEHLMHQLQNRPWSAVYVAAFFFFMIALGVLAFYAIQRAAQAGWSPLLFRVMEGITAYLVPGGIIMFVLLILSVMHFNHMFVWMDSEVVAEDALLQGKAGYLDPTFFLIRAAIFLGGWILYREVSRRLSLAQDEADDNRNFVKNFRWAAGFLVFYLVTESMMSWDWIMSIDPHWFSTLFGWYIFAGMMVSGITVIAIITIYLKSKGYLPDVNDSHIHDLAKFMFGFSIFWTYLWFSQFMLIWYANIPEEVTYFVTRIEDYNLPFFGMVAMNFVFPLLLLMNSDYKRINWFVVMAGIVILAGHYVDVFNMVMPGTVGDQWSIGIPEFGAVCFFAGIFILWVFRALTKVPLQPKRNPFIEESRHFHY, translated from the coding sequence ATGTATACGTTTTCTAACAGATTAAAAATCGGAGCAATTGTTCTTATGGCCCTCGGGGTTGTTGGGATGGGTGTTGGATTTGTCACTGTTCCTTCTACTCCGGAAGAAGCCAGGAACATGGTTGCGGCTCATGATGACGGCCATGGAGATTCTCATGCAGAAGAAGGGGAGCATCCGGCGGCTGCAAGTGAACACCCGGCAGAAGATGCAGGTCATGCTGCTGCTTCCGGTCATGATGCTGCTCACGATGAACACCTGATGCACCAACTACAAAACAGACCCTGGTCTGCAGTGTATGTGGCCGCTTTCTTCTTCTTTATGATCGCCCTGGGCGTGCTGGCATTTTACGCCATTCAGCGTGCTGCACAGGCAGGATGGTCGCCCTTACTCTTTAGAGTCATGGAAGGCATTACGGCATATCTGGTTCCCGGAGGTATTATAATGTTTGTACTCTTGATCCTATCTGTAATGCATTTCAATCATATGTTTGTATGGATGGACTCTGAGGTTGTTGCAGAGGATGCATTGTTGCAAGGAAAAGCAGGATATCTTGATCCCACCTTTTTCCTGATAAGAGCCGCTATTTTTCTGGGCGGATGGATTCTGTACAGGGAAGTGTCGAGAAGGTTGTCCCTGGCTCAGGATGAAGCCGATGACAACCGTAATTTTGTAAAGAATTTCAGATGGGCAGCAGGCTTCCTGGTTTTTTATCTGGTTACAGAATCGATGATGTCATGGGATTGGATAATGAGTATCGATCCACACTGGTTTAGTACATTGTTTGGCTGGTATATATTTGCAGGAATGATGGTTTCAGGGATCACAGTTATCGCTATAATTACCATCTACCTTAAATCTAAAGGCTATCTGCCCGATGTGAATGACAGCCATATCCACGATTTGGCGAAATTCATGTTTGGTTTCAGCATTTTCTGGACGTACCTTTGGTTCAGTCAGTTTATGTTGATCTGGTACGCCAATATTCCTGAGGAAGTGACCTATTTTGTGACCAGAATAGAGGATTATAACTTGCCCTTCTTTGGAATGGTTGCCATGAATTTTGTTTTCCCGCTACTCCTCTTAATGAACAGCGATTACAAGAGGATTAACTGGTTTGTGGTAATGGCGGGTATCGTGATCCTCGCAGGACACTATGTAGATGTCTTTAACATGGTTATGCCGGGAACAGTAGGAGATCAGTGGTCTATTGGCATACCTGAGTTTGGAGCAGTTTGTTTCTTTGCCGGGATATTTATTCTTTGGGTTTTCAGAGCACTTACCAAAGTGCCTTTGCAGCCCAAGAGAAATCCGTTTATTGAGGAAAGCAGACATTTTCACTATTAA
- a CDS encoding cytochrome c oxidase subunit II has protein sequence MTTLLTILVLILVAIAIWQMTKIFELSQIKAETSQVANDKDNKYNGYLMFAFLIFIYAITIFSFWKYTKVLLPEAASEHGSEYDSLMLWSFVIIFFVQTVTQALLHYFSYKYKGEKGKKALFYADNDRLEFIWTIIPVVVLAGLILWGLYTWTNIMDVNDDDDPLIVELYAQQFNWTARYGGGDNVLGGANVRMIDINRANVLGLDESDPYSNDDVIVKELHLPVGRKVNFRFRSQDVLHSAYMPHFRAQMNCVPGMITEFSFTPTITTEEMRLNPDVVDKVKRTNAIRAERAQKGEPNSEPWEFDYILLCNKICGKSHYNMQMKIIVETEEEYNAWIESQQTFSQLMASMN, from the coding sequence ATGACGACATTACTTACGATTCTTGTTTTAATTCTAGTGGCAATTGCGATCTGGCAGATGACCAAGATCTTTGAATTGTCCCAGATTAAAGCGGAGACCTCTCAAGTGGCGAATGATAAGGACAATAAGTACAATGGGTACCTTATGTTTGCCTTCTTGATCTTTATTTACGCAATCACGATTTTCAGTTTCTGGAAATACACCAAGGTGTTACTTCCCGAGGCGGCTTCAGAGCATGGTTCAGAATACGACAGCTTGATGCTCTGGTCCTTTGTGATTATCTTTTTTGTTCAAACCGTAACACAGGCATTGCTGCATTACTTTTCGTATAAGTACAAAGGAGAAAAAGGGAAGAAAGCCCTTTTCTATGCTGATAATGACCGCCTGGAATTTATATGGACCATTATTCCGGTTGTCGTTTTGGCCGGACTAATCCTCTGGGGGCTGTACACATGGACCAATATCATGGACGTCAATGACGATGATGACCCTCTTATTGTAGAATTATACGCTCAGCAATTTAACTGGACCGCCAGATACGGTGGTGGTGATAATGTACTGGGAGGCGCAAACGTCAGGATGATTGATATTAACCGGGCAAATGTCCTAGGTTTAGACGAATCAGACCCTTATTCTAACGATGACGTAATTGTAAAGGAGTTACACTTACCCGTTGGGCGAAAAGTAAACTTTAGATTTCGTTCTCAGGACGTATTGCATTCTGCTTACATGCCCCACTTCAGAGCGCAGATGAACTGTGTTCCGGGGATGATTACGGAATTCTCGTTCACCCCTACCATCACAACAGAGGAGATGCGTCTGAACCCTGACGTGGTTGATAAAGTAAAAAGGACAAACGCCATCAGGGCCGAAAGGGCACAAAAAGGCGAACCTAATTCGGAACCATGGGAATTCGACTATATCTTGCTTTGCAACAAGATATGTGGAAAATCGCATTACAATATGCAGATGAAGATCATAGTGGAGACCGAAGAGGAATACAATGCATGGATAGAAAGTCAGCAAACATTTTCGCAGTTAATGGCTTCCATGAATTAA
- a CDS encoding cytochrome c oxidase subunit I, whose translation MSATAHAPVDDHAHDHGHHHKETFVTKYIFSQDHKMISKQYLVTGLIMGIIGIAMSLLFRMQLAWPGESFPIFEALLGKWAPDGVMDADVYLALVTIHGTIMVFFVLTAGLSGTFSNLLIPLQIGARDMASGFLNMLSYWMFFTSSVVMVISLFVEAGPAAAGWTIYPPLSALPMAQPGSGMGMTLWLVSMAIFIASSLLGSLNYIVTVINLRTKGMSMTRLPLTIWAFFVTAIIGVVSFPVLLSAALLLIMDRSFGTSFFLSDIFIQGEVLHYQGGSPVLYEHLFWFLGHPEVYIVLLPALGITSEVMSTNARKPIFGYRAMVASILAIAFLSTIVWGHHMFISGMNPFLGSVFTFTTLLIAIPSAVKAFNYITTLWKGNLQLNPAMLFSIGLVSTFITGGLTGIILGDSTLDINVHDTYFVVAHFHLVMGISALYGLFAGVYHWFPKMYKRMMNKNLGYVHFWVTAICAYGVFFPMHFVGMAGVPRRYYQNTAFPMFDELTDVNILITVFALIAGAAQLVFLYNFIHSMFYGKPTEQNPWKSNTLEWTAPIEHIHGNWEGEIPHVHRWAYDYSKTLPNGEYIIKDQDFVPQDVPIQEDEEELHH comes from the coding sequence ATGTCTGCTACAGCACATGCACCAGTTGATGATCACGCACACGATCATGGACATCATCACAAAGAAACTTTTGTTACCAAATATATCTTTAGTCAGGATCATAAAATGATCTCTAAACAGTACCTGGTAACCGGTTTGATCATGGGGATCATCGGTATTGCCATGTCGCTCCTGTTCAGGATGCAATTGGCATGGCCGGGAGAATCTTTTCCGATATTTGAAGCTTTACTCGGAAAGTGGGCACCTGACGGGGTAATGGACGCTGACGTTTATCTCGCCCTCGTTACCATACACGGTACAATTATGGTATTTTTTGTATTAACCGCAGGCCTCAGTGGTACGTTTAGTAACCTATTAATTCCGCTGCAGATTGGCGCTCGGGATATGGCTTCAGGCTTCTTGAATATGCTATCCTATTGGATGTTTTTTACTTCCAGTGTAGTGATGGTGATTTCCCTTTTTGTTGAAGCGGGCCCTGCGGCAGCCGGATGGACTATTTATCCTCCCCTTAGTGCCTTGCCAATGGCACAACCGGGATCTGGGATGGGGATGACCCTCTGGTTAGTTTCAATGGCCATTTTCATCGCTTCTTCCTTGTTGGGATCACTGAATTATATTGTAACAGTAATCAATTTGAGGACTAAGGGAATGTCGATGACCCGACTTCCATTGACGATCTGGGCATTTTTTGTTACTGCCATTATTGGTGTGGTATCTTTCCCGGTTCTATTATCAGCAGCTCTATTGCTGATCATGGATAGGAGTTTTGGAACGTCATTCTTTCTGTCAGACATCTTTATTCAGGGAGAAGTATTGCATTACCAGGGAGGTTCCCCGGTACTTTACGAACACTTGTTTTGGTTCCTTGGACACCCGGAAGTATATATCGTACTCTTACCGGCACTTGGGATTACATCTGAAGTAATGTCTACAAATGCCAGAAAACCGATTTTTGGTTACAGGGCCATGGTAGCATCAATCCTTGCCATCGCTTTCCTTTCTACTATCGTTTGGGGGCACCATATGTTTATTTCAGGAATGAATCCTTTCCTGGGATCCGTCTTTACGTTTACAACCCTTCTTATTGCAATTCCATCAGCAGTTAAGGCATTTAATTATATCACTACCCTTTGGAAAGGAAATCTGCAACTCAACCCTGCGATGCTCTTTTCCATAGGCTTGGTATCTACCTTCATTACCGGAGGATTAACAGGTATTATCCTTGGAGACAGTACTTTGGATATCAATGTTCACGACACCTATTTTGTTGTAGCCCACTTTCACCTCGTGATGGGAATATCGGCCTTGTACGGTCTATTTGCCGGAGTCTACCACTGGTTCCCTAAGATGTATAAACGCATGATGAACAAAAATCTGGGGTACGTGCATTTCTGGGTAACTGCTATCTGTGCTTATGGAGTTTTCTTCCCCATGCATTTCGTCGGAATGGCCGGAGTACCGAGAAGGTATTATCAAAATACAGCGTTCCCAATGTTTGACGAACTTACGGATGTCAATATTCTGATTACCGTATTCGCCCTTATCGCCGGAGCTGCACAATTGGTATTCCTTTACAATTTTATCCATAGTATGTTCTACGGGAAACCTACTGAACAGAATCCATGGAAATCCAATACTCTCGAATGGACCGCTCCTATAGAGCATATCCACGGGAACTGGGAAGGTGAAATTCCTCACGTACATCGCTGGGCCTACGATTACAGTAAGACCTTGCCTAACGGGGAATACATTATCAAAGACCAGGATTTTGTTCCACAGGATGTTCCTATCCAGGAAGATGAAGAGGAATTACATCATTGA
- a CDS encoding GIN domain-containing protein, which produces MKMTLRILTLFFLCHSIGIQAQRKPKIKGNRELTEVIKPLPPFSSIEIRDDLDIVLRRAPEESYRITADDNLIDVLKFEVENGVLVVSSFYQITAKKELSIEVSYTQLNAISLLEGRISTADGERISSEELIVDTQGISRIEVDADVGQLKLNMKDNSKGNFNVTADSLSLQLKHKSDAQVYINSFSSSIQIRDNALLLIEGTSNTLKLSSKDNARIRAQDLEADQLTANLAGSSDTRVLVNGEAELSLLEKARCYLFGEPEIKLLTFKDNAELFKRNK; this is translated from the coding sequence ATGAAAATGACACTCAGAATACTTACCCTTTTTTTTCTATGTCACAGTATAGGGATACAAGCACAGCGCAAACCGAAAATCAAGGGAAACAGGGAGCTTACAGAAGTTATAAAACCACTTCCTCCCTTTTCATCCATAGAGATCAGAGATGATCTGGACATTGTATTGAGAAGGGCCCCCGAAGAATCGTATCGAATCACAGCCGACGACAACCTTATTGATGTCCTTAAGTTTGAAGTAGAGAATGGAGTCCTGGTAGTCTCCTCGTTTTACCAAATCACCGCAAAAAAAGAATTGTCTATTGAAGTGTCTTATACCCAACTCAACGCCATAAGTCTCTTGGAGGGAAGAATTTCAACTGCGGATGGGGAGAGGATCAGTTCAGAAGAACTAATTGTCGACACCCAGGGGATTTCGCGAATAGAAGTTGACGCTGATGTGGGACAGCTCAAGCTAAACATGAAAGATAATAGTAAGGGCAACTTTAATGTTACTGCCGATAGCCTGTCCCTCCAATTAAAACACAAATCGGATGCTCAGGTATACATCAACTCCTTCTCAAGTTCAATTCAAATAAGGGACAATGCTCTCTTACTAATAGAAGGAACCTCAAATACGCTCAAATTGAGCAGCAAAGACAATGCCCGAATAAGAGCCCAGGACCTCGAGGCTGATCAACTTACAGCTAACCTTGCAGGTTCCTCCGATACAAGGGTTCTGGTTAATGGAGAAGCAGAGCTAAGTCTTTTAGAAAAGGCCAGATGCTATCTTTTCGGGGAACCGGAAATTAAGCTGCTAACTTTTAAAGACAATGCAGAACTTTTTAAAAGAAATAAATAA
- the pckA gene encoding phosphoenolpyruvate carboxykinase (ATP) codes for MGTFDLKKYGIEVEEIYRNSSVPVLYELGLRQEKGTAISDVGALLVYSGEKTGRSPKDKRIVRNPDSENNIDWGAINIGLDEHTYMVNRERALDYLNTRPRIYVVDAFAGWDPKYRLKVRIICTRAYHALFMQNMLIMPTADELANFGEPDYVIFNGGGFPANRYTSEMTSKTSVDLNLEEKEVVILGTQYAGEMKKGIFSIMNYLMPLEEVLPMHCSANVGNAGDVTILFGLSGTGKTTLSADPKRKLIGDDEHCWTDDGTFNIEGGCYAKAINLSADNEPDIFNAIRFGTVLENVVYDKATRAVDYTDTSITQNTRASYPIDFIENVQIPCVAGHPENIIFLTCDAFGVLPPVSKLTPEQASYHFISGYTAKVAGTEMGVTEPQATFSACFGAAFMMWHPNKYAELLAKKIKEHKATAWLVNTGWTGGAHGVGSRIKLKYTRAMIDAIHHKEFENVNYLKDEEFGFMIPESCPGVPSEVLIPKNTWEDKAKYDEVKDKLVTLFNENFKQFEENVNSDIVNAGPKSSMSMQS; via the coding sequence ATGGGAACATTTGATTTAAAAAAGTACGGAATTGAAGTAGAAGAGATATACAGGAATAGTAGTGTTCCTGTACTATACGAATTAGGTTTACGCCAGGAAAAAGGTACTGCCATCTCGGATGTGGGTGCCCTTTTGGTCTATTCCGGAGAGAAAACGGGAAGGAGCCCAAAGGACAAGCGAATCGTAAGAAATCCTGATTCAGAAAATAATATCGACTGGGGTGCCATCAATATCGGTTTGGATGAACACACCTATATGGTCAACCGGGAAAGAGCTTTGGACTACTTAAATACGCGGCCAAGGATATACGTTGTTGACGCCTTCGCGGGTTGGGATCCCAAGTACCGCCTTAAAGTTAGAATTATTTGTACCCGGGCATATCACGCCTTATTTATGCAGAATATGCTGATCATGCCAACAGCAGATGAACTGGCTAATTTTGGCGAACCGGATTATGTGATCTTCAACGGTGGCGGATTCCCTGCAAACCGATACACTTCGGAAATGACCTCCAAAACCAGTGTTGACCTCAACCTGGAAGAAAAAGAAGTGGTCATCCTGGGAACACAGTACGCAGGAGAAATGAAAAAGGGGATTTTCTCCATTATGAATTATCTAATGCCTTTGGAAGAGGTACTCCCTATGCACTGCTCTGCTAATGTGGGCAATGCGGGCGATGTAACTATCCTCTTTGGACTTTCGGGAACCGGTAAAACCACTCTAAGTGCGGATCCAAAGCGAAAACTCATAGGGGACGACGAGCACTGCTGGACAGACGATGGCACTTTTAATATTGAAGGCGGATGCTATGCGAAAGCGATCAATCTTTCTGCAGATAATGAACCTGATATTTTTAATGCTATCCGATTTGGAACTGTGCTGGAGAACGTCGTTTACGACAAGGCAACCCGTGCGGTTGATTATACTGACACATCCATCACCCAGAACACCAGGGCATCGTATCCGATCGATTTTATCGAGAACGTGCAAATCCCATGTGTGGCAGGACACCCGGAAAATATCATCTTCCTTACCTGTGATGCTTTTGGTGTTTTACCTCCTGTGAGCAAACTCACTCCTGAACAAGCCAGTTATCACTTTATTTCAGGATATACGGCAAAGGTTGCGGGTACAGAAATGGGTGTTACCGAACCTCAGGCCACTTTTAGCGCCTGTTTTGGAGCAGCATTTATGATGTGGCATCCCAACAAGTACGCCGAACTCCTCGCGAAGAAAATTAAAGAGCACAAGGCCACAGCGTGGCTGGTAAATACGGGTTGGACCGGAGGTGCTCATGGAGTAGGGTCGAGAATTAAACTCAAGTATACAAGGGCCATGATTGACGCCATTCATCACAAGGAATTTGAGAACGTAAATTATTTGAAAGACGAAGAATTCGGCTTTATGATTCCGGAATCTTGTCCGGGAGTTCCTTCAGAAGTACTGATCCCCAAAAACACTTGGGAAGACAAAGCCAAGTACGACGAGGTAAAAGATAAGTTAGTCACCCTCTTTAATGAGAATTTCAAACAATTTGAAGAGAATGTAAATAGCGATATCGTGAATGCAGGACCTAAGAGTTCTATGTCTATGCAGTCATAA
- the ruvB gene encoding Holliday junction branch migration DNA helicase RuvB produces the protein MNENLDPTAENFSQEELDIERALRPVTFDDFTGQESVLENLQIFVQAANLRDEALDHTLFHGPPGLGKTTLAHILANELGVGIKVTSGPVLDKPGDLAGLLTNLEERDVLFIDEIHRLSPIVEEYLYSAMEDYKIDIMIETGPNARSVQINLHPFTLIGATTRSGLLTAPMRARFGIQSRLQYYSTELLSTIVERSAEILKVPISHEAAIEIAGRSRGTPRICNALLRRIRDFAQIKGNGKIDMNISRYGLKALNVDTHGLDEMDNKILLTIIDKFKGGPVGISTLATAVSESAETIEEVYEPFLIQQGFVMRTPRGREVTELAYQHLGRIKGGTQPGLF, from the coding sequence ATGAACGAGAATCTCGATCCCACAGCCGAAAATTTCTCTCAGGAGGAGCTCGATATTGAACGTGCATTAAGGCCTGTTACTTTTGATGATTTTACAGGGCAGGAATCGGTTCTGGAGAACTTACAGATCTTTGTACAGGCTGCCAATTTGAGAGATGAAGCCCTCGATCATACACTGTTTCACGGGCCACCCGGCCTGGGAAAAACCACTTTGGCTCATATCCTGGCTAATGAGCTTGGCGTTGGGATTAAGGTTACATCGGGCCCCGTATTGGACAAGCCCGGAGATCTTGCCGGACTTTTGACCAATCTTGAAGAGCGCGATGTTTTATTTATTGACGAAATACACCGATTAAGTCCTATCGTTGAAGAGTATCTCTACTCGGCAATGGAGGATTACAAGATCGACATAATGATTGAAACCGGGCCCAATGCGAGGTCGGTCCAAATCAATCTACATCCCTTTACCCTCATTGGTGCAACTACGAGATCAGGATTATTGACTGCTCCTATGCGAGCTCGGTTCGGGATACAAAGCCGATTGCAATACTACAGCACTGAACTCTTATCTACCATCGTTGAGCGTAGCGCCGAAATCCTCAAAGTTCCAATCAGTCACGAGGCAGCAATCGAGATCGCCGGGAGAAGCAGAGGAACCCCCAGAATCTGTAATGCCTTGTTGAGGCGAATTCGCGATTTTGCACAGATCAAAGGCAATGGAAAGATCGATATGAATATCTCTAGATACGGTCTTAAAGCACTAAACGTAGATACCCATGGCTTGGATGAGATGGACAACAAAATACTATTGACCATCATCGATAAATTTAAAGGAGGTCCGGTGGGTATCTCCACCCTGGCCACTGCAGTTTCTGAAAGTGCAGAGACTATTGAAGAAGTTTACGAGCCTTTTCTTATCCAGCAAGGCTTTGTCATGAGGACCCCGAGAGGGAGAGAAGTCACTGAACTTGCGTATCAGCATTTAGGCAGGATAAAAGGAGGCACACAGCCCGGACTTTTTTAA